A region of the Sarcophilus harrisii chromosome 3, mSarHar1.11, whole genome shotgun sequence genome:
aTAAGATTACATATAATGAATGTCCAGGCACTGGGTTAGATATCCCTAGATATCCCTTCTtatgaacttatattctaatgggggtaacaagtacatgcaaaaatatatgcagtataaatataaagttgacaaatataaatagatacaaatatgtgagatacaaggtaatttgggagAGAGAGTATCAGCAATAGAGGTGAGATGGAATCCAgctttgtacaaaaaaaaaaatatttgagcaCAGCATGGATTAGAAGCTAAATTAAATATTATGTGGGCGGTAATGGGGGGAAAGGAtggatcagaaaaatgcaaaattaatttgCTGAGCTACCTAATCAACCTGAGATTACAGAGTGGGGGCCTTTGTTTGGAGGCAGTTGAGGGACACCTCCCCATGGAGTGTGGGCATATGCCCTGGAAGGACATAGGGATTTCCTATGGACTAGCTGATTTGAACATCTCAATAGCATATAAAAAGGCAGAATCATACTTTCCCAATATGTACTTATATTACCAGGGCAAGTTTTCAAAAGTGCAAATACTGCTACTCTAAGAGCTCCAGAAGTAATCCTTAGGGACTGTATTTCTAGTAtgatttcccccccttcccacaCTAGGATGTCTCCATTAACAATTAGTCAGACTACATTAGCTTTTAGGAAAGGGATTTGTTGAGAAGGTATAACAAGATCAAAGGGtacaaaacattttccctaaACCTGGAGTGCAAGCTCTCCCTATACACATGAAGTTCCTAGGTCAAGTGGGCTCACACCTAACATTACAATAATGAGGCACCGGTTCTGAGAATACCTGTAATAAAGGAGTACATGCTGCCTCCTGAACCTGggaatctttttcccttttcttaaagtCTTCATGAAGTTTCTCTAAGTGGCACATCAAACAGACTGCTGgactgcagtcaggaagacttgaaatcaaatccagtctcagacacttactagttttgtgactctgggcaagtctcagtttcctcatctgaaatatgGGGGTAAgcatagcacctatctcccagggttattggaaggatcaaatgagacaatattagtaaattttgtaattttgtaaatttgtaaaaaaatttgtaaaaaaaatttgtaaaaaaaaaaaaaaaattgtaaaaattagtAATTTTGTGGACCTCAAAGCGTTATATAAATTCCAGTCACTAATTATCACaccattattttaaaacatgaagcacaatatctggcatatttaagcactctataaatgttagccacGATGATGGAGCTTCCTCCTAGACAAGTAGCCCAGCTGGCCTCTAAGGGTTTGCACTTCAGTTAGGAGGTGGCAATGTTCTTTACCCTGCCCCAATGCAGACCCTTTCATAGGTCACTATCATTTTGGTGGACACCTTCGTTTCCATTCAGCTTCAAttacttagcagagtgcctgacatatagaaggaatttaataaatactggtttACTAACTGACCAACCAGTAGTGGAATTTCTAGATTTCTCAAATGTACTCCATTTTTTAGAATACTTGCTTGCCTAAGGTCAGAAGGGAATACAGGTACCAttggttgggggaggggggagcaagGCAATCAGCTCTCCCCTATTTAGTAGGCAAACCAAAATAGCCCTCCCTCATCCAAGCCAAGAAAGAGGAGGTCACCTCCTCTATCAGAGTACAGTGAGTTCCAGTTAAGCAGCCAAGTCCAGTCCTCTAAGCAATAGTTATCCATGTCCAACAGGAAATATTCTCTACCCAAGTGTCTTCCTCATGGTTGGACTGGAAGTAGGCAGGAAATATTTGCACATGCTAGACCACTCTACCTCCATTACACAAACAAGTTGATGAACTGGCTCATTCTTGTTCTTCCTCTTGCCTTCCTCACACTCGTTGAGGAAGTATCACTTAGTTGCCTTCAAACAAAGATCCACACCCTGTAATTTCATCAAGTTCATTGGTACCTAGTAACATTGATCAGAAATTTCCCTGATCAATTCTCTTACAGTTAATAAGAAATTCATggagaataaatatgaaaaagaaatagaaaaaagttaaaaagaacaataataattattaacatttatatagaatgtcAAAGTTTGTAAACTGCTATACACACAGAAATGTGTTCAAAACTAGCTCAACCAGGAGCTGATAGTAAAATTTTTAGTGTGAGTATTTATCCCTTGGAAGTTGCCAGACACTCCATATCACAAAACATTGGTTCAATTTtgaggcaactaggtagcacagtggatataatattgatattggaattaggaagacctaaattcaaatataatctcagctatttactagctatgtgatctgggAAGTCACTCTGctttaaaatgagatggagatCCTTCTCCAAATTGCTGATTCCAAGTGAAATCATAATgagttagacacaactaaaataacaacaaaaaaatcacaaactgagttattgttttgttgtttgtatagaatttttaaagtgataaaaaaattataatggtgTAGATTAAAAGTATACCAtgcatacattaaaaaaaaaacacattttccaAAACACCACTGATTACCGTTCACGAGTCTCTACTATTGTGTTTTCCAATTAACAATCATCCAGTAAATTAAATCAGCTTTTAGCAGACATTAAGATAATATAGTAAGAACATTTGCTATAAAACATTTCCTCCCAAAACCACACTCTCTCATTAATAAACATAGTACTCACGgaaagaaaggaattagaatatgatatattaataaCCCACTTGTGTAAAATACATATGTGGCAAAGATATCTTACAACTTAAGATCTGCAGAGTTTTGAAGTCCTTTTGTACTTTCTAAAGACCTCACAAAGTTCAATAATGTTCATAGCATCAGTGCTTACCTTAGTAAGTTCTTCATAGGACATGGCATCTTTGCTGGACAAATCTATCCATTGAAATCTTTGGACTAGTTTCTCAACAGGGAGCTCTTGTTTCTTCTACTTCCAGCTTCAGGCTCGGTTAAAATACTCAGCTGgtagattatatgatgatcagttctgatggacgtagctcttctcaacagtgagacaattcagggcaattccaatgatcttatgatgatgagggccatctacacccagagaaaggactgtgggaactgagtttagaatataatatagcattttcacttcttttgttgttgtttgcttgaattttattttctttctcattttttccctttttgatctgatttttcttttgcagcaagataattgtaaaaaattgtaaaaaaattaaaacattttaaaaaagaatgtcaaaaggggaaaataaatatttgtggtctaaaaaaaaataaaataaacattaaaaaactatgataaaaaaagaaagaaaaagaaaagaaaagaaaagaaaatactcgAGTGGGCTACTGCTTACAGTTATTCAGAAAGAGTGAAGAAAGTCTAGGACCAGAAGAAGCCACTCTAATTCTGCTTCATCAAGAACTTGGCTCTGAGGCTTCATGTCTCCCAGGTAGGAAGTAGAAATGCAGAAATAAAGCCTTTCCTTTGGACAAGGCTTCCTGATTCAGGACAGGAATCCTATCAATGAGAAATCCTGACACTTGCAACATTCTCCAAATCTTCAGCTCTATTGGGCTGGACCAAAATCTAGCTACTTGCCCCATAATTATTGAACACTAggaatatatacaatatatattctctatatatattgaaatatatactCTAGCTATACCATaagaattatcattattattagatcAACAAGTCTGACATTCAAGTTTCTCTTGTTgatttataataatgatgatccttataatagtatttattagcattttaaagtttgcaaagtattttgcacatattatctcacttaatagTAATATCTGAGTACTGAATATTAGGCATATTTGTCTAAGGAGTTCAGTATCACTCTAATTAATGcctaatttgattttatatttgccATTTTGTGTTTGATTAACTTAGATTCAGATTTGAAATAGGCTAAATATATTGATCTAATTTGATCTAATCTATTATTTGAAAAAGTATCTAAGTCATATTAGTTGGGGACAATTCTTATCCTAGGCATATTTGATCTTTGCTGAAGTTGGTAACAGATAGGTAATAACACCATCCATATCTTTGAAGTTGCGACAATAATGTGGCTAATTATACCCATTTGACTGTGAATTCCTTTAGGAAAAGTACTGTTTTTTATCCTTCTTTATATCCCTGATACTTAGTACATGGTacatggtacatagtagatgcttattaaatgtttattgattaactttAGTGTGATTTCTGAATTCAGCCAACATAGCATGCTAAAACTGATAGAAACAGGCATAGATTGTTTAACTAGATAATCTgtttttgtgaaaaataaattgttaGGAAGAAGCTTTTGTTttgtaatcaaataaaaatgcatgTAAAGCACTGGgtaaatatttaaaacttaagAAGGCCACTTCTAGAGATGATGTCATGAAGATCATAGAGACCCAAGGGGCTAGACTGTGCATAGACACAGAATAGagttttcaaggatttgttttccttAAAGGGAACTTCCACTCAGGACTTACATGAGgctgaaaggaaaagaaggggcaTAGTTCTGAAATTTCATGCTTGCTGGGACTTGAGGGGTGGAATGAAATAATGATGGGTGCTGTCCCACTTGTTACAACCAGGGAAcagtgagaagagagagagagcagacatGAAATGCTGACCAGACAAAAAAATGAGATGCTCTTGGAACATCTGACAATTAACAAAAGGTACTCTGCCATAACAGGAAAAGGATATCCAGTAAGGATTCTGCACTTCAGCTAAGTACAGGCTGCCTGAGCTGAAGATGATTATACTTCTAGTCTGTTGCTGATCAGAAGCCTGAGGGAGGAGCTAGGCAACTACTCAAATACTGGCTTTTATACTCAGTGCGCCAAGAGTCTGTATCAACTGTCCTGAGCCAATTAGGCATCAAATACACTTTCAGTagctacaaaaaataaaaataaagagtggATGCCTATCTGTTGAGGAATgtgtgaataagttatggtatatgaatggaatatgacttttaaaagaaatgatgagcagactgatttgagaaaagtctggaaagacctacatgaacagatgctaaatgaaataagcagaaccaacaATTCAAGGTAATGCCATCcatatctagagagagagaactatggagattgaatatggatagaagtataatattttcaccttttttgtttgtttttttctttcttatggtttttttccccttttggtctgatttttcttgccaacatgaaaaatatggaaatatattttaaagaattatacatatttaacctaatcagattgcttgctgtcttgaggagatgggagatgaaggagggagggagaaaattttggaacagtcttagaaaaatgaatgtggataattatctttatatgcatttggaaaaatcaaatgggTTTTAATAGTATTATTTAAACTAGAAGATGCTACAGTAGCTATCCCTTTTTCTAAGACTGACTTGTTTGTTATCTATTTGGATTTTGTGCCTGTTTATATTCAATTTCAATTGTGGCATTCTTTGAATAAAGTGAGAGtaatgataaataagaaataggaaTTCTCTCCCATTTTGAACTTCAAGACTGAGGAGAGCACCTTTGTAAGACACTCTTAAATAAGAAAAACCCCAACCTGCAAAAGATTCTCAAAGGTTTTCAAAGATTCAGTTCAtaaagaagaaactgagccaCCAGATAAATTTCTAAAGGACTATTTAAAAACTGAGACTGTTGTAATGTACTATTTGTAATAACAAGTTAAGAATACTATTAATGAAAGAGATGAGATGacaaagtggaaagaatgctgagtCTGAAAACAGGAAGGCTCCTCTTTCTCTGAGTTCAGATTGACCTAAAAcatctactagctgtgtaatcctgagtaagtcacttaactttacctcagtttcctcatctgtaaaatgagctggagcaagaaatagcaaaccattccagtatctctactaagaaaaccccaaacgaaCTCACAAGGAGTttggaatgaaaaatgactgaacagtatCAGAGCGTGAAGCTAGCTGTCACCTGGGACTATTTGAAGATTGTACTGGAGAAACATGGAGACAGAAGTTCCTGGACAATCTCCCTCTCGCTAAACCACCCCTTAAACTAATGGGATCTCTGGACTTTATTAGAGTCTCAATAGTAGACAAGCCAGTTCCTCATGGAGACCTGTTCAAAGGAATGTAGATGAGGCAGAAGTACTCCAGTGCTTAGAGGGACAGTGGAAACATCCCTATAGAGAGCAAAGATGGGAAAATGTGTCAGATTGAACCAAGTACAAAGAGAAGTTAGTGTTGCAGTCAAAACGATTACGAAGGCAATGAAAGATATACAAGGTatctgaaagaaggaaagacacaAAAGGCATGGAAACATTTTTTCTGACCTTATTAACTTCTCTCCCCAAatgaccaaattttttttttcagtgaaccaAGATATTcatcagatgatgaaattgaaactatttccactcatatgatctattgatcaaagaaatgcaaattaagacaactctgagataccactacacacctgtcagattggctaagatgacaggaaaaaaataatgatgaatgttgaaggggatgtgggaaaactgggacactgatgcattgttggtggagttgtgaatgaatccaaccattctggagagcaatctggaattatgcccaaaaagttatcaaactgcgtataccctttgacccagtagtgctactactgggcttataccccaaagagatactaaagaagggaaaggaacctgtatgtgccagaatgtttgtgacagccctttttgtagtggctagaaactggaaactgagtggatgcccatcaattggagaatggttgggtaaattgtgttatatgaatgttatggaatattattgttctataagaaacgaccagcaagatgaatatagagaagcttggagagacttacatgaactgatgctgagtaaaatgagcagagccaggagatcattatatacctaaacaacgatattgtatgaggatgtattctgatggaagtggatttcttaaacaaagagaagacctaattcagttccaattaatcaatgatggacagaatcaggtACACCCAGataaggaacactgggaaatgaatgtaaactgtttgcatatttgtttttcttcccaggctatttttaccttctgaatccaattcttcctgtgcaacaagagaactgtttggttctgcacacatatatcatatctaggatatattgtgacatattcaacatgtataaaactgcttgccatctaggggagggggtggagggagggaagggaaaagtcggaacagaagtgagtgcaagggataatgtaaaaaaattacccatgcataggttctgtcaataaaaagttataatttaaaaaaaaaaagtgaaccaaGTAATGTGATTATCTCCCACTTATCATGTATACATCTCGTTTGTACATAATTCGAACAAAGTACATAGGAAATTGTTTGCGTGTTGTCTCCCCATATCAGAAGGGAGCTCATTGAGAACAGGAactacttttgcctttctttttatccccagcgCTTAGCAGTGCTTGTAAAcacagtaagggcttaataaaagCTCATTGAATAACTGAATTGCCCTGTGGCAATTTACGAGGGTTAACTACACAGGAATAAAGCGCATCCTTGATCAAAGGTGGGTATCAGTAGAAAAGGAGGCCAGCTTTCACGAGCCTTATTAATGAGGAGCACAGCGGGTAGAAGGCTGAACCCCGAGTTGAGGGATTCTGCTCCGATCTGTATTggttgtgtaaccctaggcaagtcactaccctgctgtgcctcagtttcctcatttgtaaaatggggataatagcacctacctctcagggcagttgtgaggctcaaatggtATCATTTGTAAAGCGTTTTGGAAGTCTCTCAGGACTACGCGAATTCCCGTGGTTAACAACAACCCCATTAGTCCCTATTGCTCACTATGCGTCCCCTCCGGCTCCTGGGGCTGGAAGTCGGGGACGTTTCACGGGCACCGGCACTTTAGGAGAGCACTTTCTCCGGAGGGAGCCCCGCGCCGGCGGGTCCGAAGCAGGACTTGCCTCGGGCCCGCGCCGGCTCCGCGGGGTCTCCCAGTCCGCCGAGCCACGCTGGCCTCGCCCTACCGCGGCACCCAAAGAGCAGCATTCCCAAGGTGCTCGGACGCCGCCTCTCCGGAAGGTCCCGCGCTAGGTCGGCGAACGagaggggcggggcggggcggggcttCCGAGAGTCCCGCCCCTTGCTCGTTGCGGGGCCGCCGCGAGCCGGGAGCTGAGCCGAGACCCGGAATCGGAACCGGAACCCGGAGCCGAGTCCAGGCCCCGAATCGGAGCCGGCCGCATGGGGCCGCGCGTGCTGCTAGTGCGCATGGGCCGGCTGCCGTACGCCGACGCGCTGGCCCTGCAGGAGCGCTGGCTGCGGCGGCTGCAGGCGGCGCAGGGGCCGGGCGCCGAGGCCGGCGCGCTGCTGCTCGGGGAGCCCGCGGGGCCAGTCTACACGGCCGGCCTGCGGGGCGGGCTGCGGCCCGGCGAGGAGACGCGGCTGCGGGCGCTGGGCGCCGACGTGCGGCGCACGGGCCGCGGCGGGCTCGCCACCTTCCACGGGCCCGGGCAGCTGTTGGCCCACCCGGTGCTGGACCTGCGGCCCCTGGGCCTCCGGCTCCGGACGCACGTGGCGGCGCTGGAGTCCTGTGCCGTGGGCCTGTGTCGCCGCTTGGGCCTCCCGGACGCGCACGCGCGGCCCGCGCCCTACACCGGCGTCTGGCGGGCCGAGCGCAAGATCTGCGCCATCGGTGGGTGCGCGGGGAGGGGGAGCGTGGGTGGGCGATGGGCGGGAACGCCCCCAGCATCGTCATTTTTACATGGAAGAAAATGAGGCCTAGAGTAGGGGTAGCTGAGTGAGGCCTGCGTGGTGTTTTATACCACCTGGGGACCTTGGAGGCCCATTGGGGGATGCCCTGGGGGTGCGTGATAGACAGGGGGCCAGGCCAGGGACATGAGGGGCACTTGGCCTGATCTAGGGGCCTTTAGGGGGCATCTGAGCCCACCCGAGGCATCACCTGGGGATAACATGCAGAAGTGAGCAGAGAACCCGGTAACTAAAACCTCCTTCCTGATTTCCATTATGAGGACTTAATTAATTCTCACTTTAATGTATTGCAGCTTGACTTAATGGACAGAGAGGGAGCTGGCCTTCAAAGCAGAAAGATCCGTTTCCAGGTCCCCAAggtcctggggcagctaggtggcaaagtggcaTTCTATAAtgccagccctgaaatcaggcaGAGCTGAGTTCCAATTCGGCTTCAGACACTTTTTTTAGCTATgggactttgaacaagtcacttaatcctgtttgcctcagttttcctcatctgtccaatgagctggagaaggaaatgacaaatgactctggtacctttgccaagaaaactccaaattcagTTTTAGAGAGTCAGAAACTGAGTAACTAAAGAACAACTAAGGTGACACATAATTGGCTTTGCTCTAGTTTCAGAGCAGCTTTGGGC
Encoded here:
- the LIPT2 gene encoding putative lipoyltransferase 2, mitochondrial, producing MGPRVLLVRMGRLPYADALALQERWLRRLQAAQGPGAEAGALLLGEPAGPVYTAGLRGGLRPGEETRLRALGADVRRTGRGGLATFHGPGQLLAHPVLDLRPLGLRLRTHVAALESCAVGLCRRLGLPDAHARPAPYTGVWRAERKICAIGVRCGRHITSHGLALNCCTDLAWFEHIVPCGLAGMGVTSLSEELQRQITVEEAMEPFLEAFEEAFKCTLTLHEENSD